CCCGCCAGCTCCTGCTCGGTTCCGGAGGCGACGGCAGAAGCCAGCAACTCGGCGTCGCGCAGCGCATCGGTCATGCCGTGCGCGGTGATCGGGTCCTTGAAGTAGCCGGCGTCGCCGACCAGCGCCCACCCCGGCCCCCAGCTGCGGCGGAAGAACCCCGGGTGCCCGGCGAACGCGTACAGCCTCCCGGCCTGCCGCTCCGCAGTCAGCCCGGCGGCGAGCGCCGGAGCGCACTCCCCGACCAGCCGCCGGTGGCCAGCGGCGAGGTCGGGCCGGATCTCGTCCCTGAACCTCGCGCCCGACGTGCCGGCGAAGATGCAGGTGGCGCCGCCGTTGGTCGGAATCGCGCCGACGCCGACTCCCTCCCGGTAGTACCAGTGGGTGTGCTCGAGCCCGAGCCCGGTCCAGTAGCCGTACACCACCCCGCTCGCGTGGCGGCCCGCGTGCTCGACCTCGGCGCCCACCAGGCGGGCGACAGTGGAGCGCAGCCCGTCGGCGCCGATCACGATCCCCGCCCCGAGCGCCGTCCTTGCCCCACCTGCCCGCTCGACCACGACCCCCTGCACCCGGCCGCGTTGGTCGCGGAGGAGCTCCACGACCCGGGTCTGGTGGACGACCTCGGCGCCCGCGGCGCGGGCCGCATCCAC
The sequence above is drawn from the Thermoanaerobaculales bacterium genome and encodes:
- a CDS encoding NAD(P)/FAD-dependent oxidoreductase — its product is MTRRATEHESYDAVVVGARCAGAATAMLLAWRGLRVLAVDRQPFGSDTLSTHALMRAGVLQLHRWGLLDRLAAAGTPAIRRTSFHYCDEELVVQIRPRDGIDALFAPRRTVLDALLVDAARAAGAEVVHQTRVVELLRDQRGRVQGVVVERAGGARTALGAGIVIGADGLRSTVARLVGAEVEHAGRHASGVVYGYWTGLGLEHTHWYYREGVGVGAIPTNGGATCIFAGTSGARFRDEIRPDLAAGHRRLVGECAPALAAGLTAERQAGRLYAFAGHPGFFRRSWGPGWALVGDAGYFKDPITAHGMTDALRDAELLASAVASGTEQELAGYQSRRDDLSRDLYDISDRVASYGWTLEEVRELHLRLSREMNREADAVLALDGGAAAPTAISRTA